In one window of Zingiber officinale cultivar Zhangliang chromosome 11A, Zo_v1.1, whole genome shotgun sequence DNA:
- the LOC122032214 gene encoding E3 ubiquitin-protein ligase WAV3-like, with amino-acid sequence MGGGSSTLRRISCASFCNVNDDQLLFKTISSSTTKNKDDKVKVEVAEPKEVAAKNFCAICLEFLAGAGGGDGEGSGQAIFTGQCGHAFHFPCIASNVRHGSVTCPICRAHWSQLPRESCAATADPVLRILDHSIASSRVNRLSFLRSTRYDDDDPVDLRAADRTRLHFGLVVSPCFSSLSPPLMPLPALQHHCCRREARRSASPLLAGSRRTAAYLSVKLAPQPPIDLVLVASPNGPHLRLLRQAMALVVFWTRPADRLAIVTHSTAATRALPLRRMTAQGKGAALAAIDRLFYLGEAEPAEGLLKAAKILEERRHRNPLSCILHLSDHPTRSYVCRDLSQAPIPVYRFHVGFGFGFRSGFVMHELEELLGRLVGGAVMDAQVRVGEGVVRLGDMRGGEERRIPLDWVADCGFTTVGYSYVEALGVDQAVRTGEVVVVAAAAAEIGEKTRRREDNDGERAVIGGGGGRGSGCGEGWDYFDPLMARRWAKHLHGHKL; translated from the exons ATGGGTGGAGGATCGTCTACGTTGAGGCGAATTTCTTGCGCTTCCTTCTGCAACGTCAACGACGACCAGCTTCTCTTCAAAACT ATATCAAGTTCTACTACCAAAAACAAAGATGATAAAGTGAAAGTGGAGGTAGCAGAGCCAAAAGAAGTTGCAGCGAAG AATTTTTGTGCGATATGTTTGGAGTTTCTCGCCGGAGCCGGAGGAGGTGACGGCGAGGGTAGCGGCCAGGCGATCTTTACCGGGCAGTGTGGTCATGCTTTCCACTTCCCCTGTATCGCTTCCAATGTCCGCCACGGCAGCGTCACCTGCCCCATCTGCCGTGCCCACTGGTCGCAGCTCCCTCGCGAGTCCTGCGCTGCCACCGCCGACCCCGTCCTTCGCATCCTCGACCACTCCATCGCCTCCTCGCGCGTGAATCGCCTCTCTTTTCTCCGTTCCACCCGATATGACGACGATGACCCCGTCGACCTCCGCGCCGCCGACCGCACTCGCCTCCACTTCGGGCTTGTCGTCTCGCCGTgcttttcttctctttctcctcCTCTAATGCCGCTGCCGGCATTGCAGCACCACTGCTGCCGTAGGGAGGCACGGCGTAGCGCGTCGCCGCTGCTCGCGGGGAGCAGGAGGACCGCCGCCTATCTCTCCGTGAAGCTTGCGCCTCAGCCGCCGATCGACCTCGTCCTGGTGGCGAGCCCCAACGGCCCGCACTTGAGGCTGCTCAGGCAGGCCATGGCGCTGGTGGTGTTCTGGACGCGGCCGGCGGATCGCCTGGCGATCGTCACCCACTCGACCGCCGCCACGCGCGCCCTACCGCTGCGCCGCATGACGGCGCAGGGGAAGGGGGCGGCGCTGGCGGCGATCGACCGCCTCTTCTACCTGGGCGAGGCCGAGCCCGCCGAGGGCCTGCTCAAGGCGGCGAAGATACTGGAGGAAAGGCGGCACCGCAACCCGCTGTCCTGCATTCTCCACCTCTCCGACCACCCAACGCGGAGCTACGTATGCAGGGACCTGTCGCAGGCGCCCATCCCGGTGTACAGATTCCACGTCGGGTTCGGCTTCGGGTTCCGATCCGGGTTCGTGATGCACGAGCTGGAGGAGCTGCTGGGTCGATTGGTCGGAGGCGCGGTGATGGATGCGCAGGTGAGGGTCGGCGAGGGGGTGGTGCGGTTGGGCGACATGAGAGGCGGAGAGGAGAGGAGGATCCCCCTGGATTGGGTGGCGGACTGCGGGTTCACCACCGTCGGGTACAGCTACGTGGAAGCATTGGGGGTTGATcaggcggttagaacaggggaggTGGTtgtggtggcggcggcggcggcggagataGGGGAGAAGACTAGAAGAAGAGAAGATAACGACGGTGAACGGGCCGTgatcggaggaggaggaggaagaggaagtggCTGCGGCGAGGGTTGGGATTACTTCGACCCTCTCATGGCCCGGCGATGGGCCAAGCACTTGCATGGGCAcaagctctga